The following DNA comes from Poecilia reticulata strain Guanapo linkage group LG5, Guppy_female_1.0+MT, whole genome shotgun sequence.
tgctaaccttttttttttttacgaatttccataaataaaattagatgaTAATAACAATAACTAATACAGCTCTATAATGTTAACTTTCTAATTTGAGATGACATAATTGTTCTGCAATCTCCCAGCTTGGATACATTGACTGTGTTTTATATCAAGGATACACACATTACTTACCTGTTCAGCTAACATTAACCATCCATCAGTCCCTATAAAAGCTTAGATTCGTAATTCTTATACTTGATCAAATGTCAAAAGGTGGTCACACATTGTAGCCTCTATCCTTGGCTTTCAGTCCACATATTTTACTTCCTGAAATTCAGTTCTTTAAGATCTGGAGATTATGAGAAGCTGCAACTAATAACTATGTTTTTAGTAGCTTCATTAGTTAGTAAATTTATTAGATAGTAAATAGCTAATGAAGCTAACCtagacaagaaataaataaaaaaaaaatagaaatgaccCTTtgttaaaaatggtgaaatctTTAAACATGAATTCATTTTCTCTGGATCTCGCAGATGTGCGACATGGTGGTGAGATGGGAGTattagaataaatatttttttgcttgacTCCAGGGAGTTGATCTACAAGTGTCTGTATCCTTAAGAAATCTTCACCAGGCCCATTCTCCCAACATAATGCCTGTGTCCTCCCACAATGTCAATACAACCTCTGGTAGCACGCACGTCATTGTCACTCTCCAGACTTGcaattaagaaataattgtgtGTTGTGTTCTGACACGCTGGAATACAATGTAAGATGGGAAGCAGCTTCTGTAGACATACTATCTGAAATGTACACAAATTCGGCTCAAATGTTGCCGTGGTGATTCTTTTCTAACGTCACTCAAGCACCTTTTTTTGAAACAGTTCCATGATAAACCTGCAAAGACGAGCCCCTTTCTGAGCTGACTCTTGTCATTTACAAACCAAGCTGAATCACAGTGGTTtggttttaatcaaattaatgcCACAGAGTGGAGGAAGTATTAGTTTGTTGCAACAAGAGCAACAGTTCAACACTAATTAAAGCTGATACCGTCTGCTGCCAACATCAGCAGCTTATGTGGGGCATGTTGGATGTGCCACCGTGTTCCTGCTCAGCACCTGTCACTCCAGCTGTTTGCAGAACAATAGGTCAGACAGACTGTCACATCCACTTAGCAGTGTTCATCCTgatcaacaaattaaaaaaaaacttccagtcCAGTTCCACATTGTTGCATAAATATAGGAGGATGAATTTACGTCTCTAAGAATTGCCATAGAAAAAAGAAGTGAGTCCAAAATAGGTAAGCTATACAGATTCAACTAATAAGTCACTTGACAAACTGATCCTTATCagttgttttgtagttttgcaGTTTAACATGTATTAATTATATGAGTTGCATAATGTCTTGCCATTGCCAACTGTTAGTCGTTTTTACAGTTTGGGTTTTCCAAATGTCCAATGCATAAAACAAGATCatctcaaatttttttattattataccTTTATATGTAGACAACATGGCTCTTTTTCCATTCTTTGAAATCAAGTTATTTAGTGAAATGCTTACAGCAGTTAGAATCCATCTTTACagctaaaacatgaaaatcattgATGGGAGGGGGGGTTCTCAAATTATTAGCTAAAAATCCTCTAAAATGATTtcctaaaatgcaaaacaatgcTGTACAAGTCCATCCTGTTGTGGGTTTGTTATCTCACAGCAGAGATTACAAACCTGAGCTCTCTACATGAGCTCTGATAAGATACTTTACCAACTGCCATGTTTTATATTTGCTCAAACCATTTGAGGGTCtgacaaaataatgttattCACTCCTTCAAATAGCAACATCAATCACCTTCTTTCCCTTTGAATCCTCAGGAGTGACTGTCTCATCACCTCTACTGTGCATTATTCATCATTGTGTGCAACAGAGCAGCTCATcaagtttaaattaaacaggCATCACAAGAAGAACAAACCTTTTTCCTTAGATTTAGTGTTAAGTGCAGCCACAGTCAATCAGGCTCCAAACATAAAGTCTTGTTCTCTGAAGGATGGCGTTTATGTTTGATCTACTATGAATGAGATTCGCAGGGGAGAAAGAACATTTGTAATTGTCCTGATTTAATTAGAGCTCCCACTGAAGAGGGAGGTTTTTCGATTTAATTTACTAGTAGTAAATTACAGACGCTCCAAAACAGAGTCACCTTTGGAAGTCCTTTTCCTATGGTTAAGGACAGAAGAACTACTGAGCATTAAACCTGTGAGGAACCAGAAATTACTGGTTATTATTAAGTTTCACGTTTACGTGGAATGAGACAATGGCGGCCACTGGCAATGCTACAATATCAACACCTTCAAGTGAGTTAAAGTATGGTGTGAAGACTCTACAAACTGTCATGTATAGTGGTGGCaacgtcatgctgtgggactgttTTGCTGCCAGAGAAACTGATGATTGGTAAATAAGTGGATGGGATAATAAAAAAGGAGGACTGCCTCCACATTCACCAACTCTAACTCAACACAACGGCCAGATGGTGAAAATTTTGGACACAATTGTGTTCTCCAGAATCTCAATGTTCCCAAATACCTTTTTTGTGTCCTtttctatgtttattttgtttatttgttatgTGTTATACCTgttcacattttgatttatagacaattttatgttttaactcAAATCCTTTGGAATAATTTGTGTTCATTAGTCTGTTCCTCTGCCTATTTCTGTCCATTTTtctatttgctgttatttttttctcactattaAATCATTCTGCATCTTTAAGCTCCTGGCAActcattgtgttttaaatgagtttttttttttttcaaatgaatagTTTGAATCCATCATTAATGGTCAAAATGATTATGAATGTCATCAGCACAACATGAACTTCTGACATCAGGGTGCGAAGCTTCTGGAAGTGTAAGTGATGCTAAAGTAAACCTCCGTTGGAAAATCATATCATATTTGTAGTGTTCATTTTATTGCGCTGCCTTTGATAACAGCACTCTGCTTCACTGTCATCAACAGAACAGTTTTGGTAGCTCTCTTCGGCACTTACATGGATTTGTTTGCAGCCAAACACCATAAAATGGCGCAGTGTTATCTCGTGTTGAACACATCCAGGGGTCAATAAAAAGGCATCTTAGTTGCTGTTTGTAcaagtgtgtttgtgcatgtttttcttcattttttttttttttttttttttttaaagcctgtCGGAAGGTCTGGTTCACCCTTGACACGCTCAGCTATTTCTGTTGTCTCTTTAATATCCCATAAAAGCAAGATAGATTTTTACATAACGCAATATGTAATCAAGTTATTTctgaactgctttttttttttttttttggagaacatCCATGGGAAGTTACAGGATTTGCACAAATTTAGCTGAGCATGCTCATTCTATTTGTCAGTCTGGACTGGTGTGTCTGGCTGATGTTATCCCCTCATCCTAATCTGTGTGTCACAGAGGCAGACTTGGTCTTAATATTCACTGCACAGGCATCAGCAGCTGTGatagaaatctgttttcatgAGAAAACTTGACTAATGCAGTGGTGAATCCAATAATATcgccataaaaaaaacatatcaatatGATGCaactattaaaaaaaggaactcTAAGATGTGCTTATGACGCTGCACACAAGTGGGCACCAAAAACACTCACATCATCTGTTACGAAATGGCATTTTCTGCTTACATAACCATGTGCTAACTAGGCTCAGTTTTGATCACAGACTTTTTACAAGCAAACACACGAAATTCAGGTTACAGGCCACTGAGCTTTTCattacaaagacaaaatatgtcacAGTAATTAGTCAGCGCTGCTGTGTTTATGTTTCGTCAATACTATTATAATACTCACCATGGAATCCAGAAATATTCTCACAGTTACTGAAGAcaataaattgaaaacaaaGCTCTTGTATTTGCGTTGTTGTTCGTAAGTTTTATATATGTTAAGCTACAAAGTTTGACATAAATCACGTTTTTAGCTAAAGTTAAAATCACATGAGAATACAGAAAGGacatcaaaacacaaagaattctggaaaattatcttttttttttattgtgttttaacaGGAAAGACCAACATGAATTAGCACATAACTGTAAAGTAGATGGAAAAGTAAACATGGCATAAGAAtctcttacaaataaaaatctgaaaagtgtgttgaggatttttttttttattcaaggtAATTCAAGGCTACCACCTTTTATcgaaattacagctgcaagtctgtTTGGGTATGTCTTTACACATTTTAACCCTGTTCTCTTCAAAATAACTTAAGCTCAAAAAATTTGATGTAAGTGCCTGAATACAgcaatttgtaactttttccaTATATCTTCAATTGAattttggtctggactttgactggaccattcttaCAAATGAATATGCTACCATTCAAATTCACTTTTTACTGTCGTACACTACACCAACATGTTCACTAAGAGAGATTATATGACTGTTTATTGtcgaaatgtaaaaaaaaatgttttaaattaaaactgtatAAATTAAGACTGTATAAGCTAAAGAGAAATGTACCAAGGTGAATGACaatctgttttcagaaaaaaatgtctaaacacaaacagattcaTATGATGATGTAAAAGATCACAGCTTTTCTATAATCATTAAATTcataggaaaagaaaaatatttaaacaaatgatcAAGTAATTCCTTGCAGAATATtacttgtatttaaatgaaattataaaataacatGCTCTCTTTAggctgtaaaaatatttttacaaaaggaaGAGCGATCCACTTTTAATAATTAGATCCCGAATCCAACCTACAAGATCTATGATTTGTATGTAAACCTGTTGACTGATTCAGACTTCCGAACTAACAATATTATATACACAGACCCCCTCTTTCTGAAACTAGAACTATTAAGTTGTAGCTTATAAATAGTTTATAAAAGTAGAGTTTGTTTGGAAAAGCATTAATGACTTTACGATCATTTCAGAGCTTTTACAGATTTTACAGTATCAAGTTTTAAAAGACataacaaattatgtttttcatgtttttgtgtgaagaTTTGCTGGTAGTAATTAAAACACGCTATTTTATATGACTTCTACACTCCAGCAGGTTATCAACATCGTGTCAAAGCTGTGAGGTACATCTAGTTCAACTCTTCTGGAATCTGACCTGGTATCCTGAAACCAGTCTGCCCAGTTTGATCCAGAGTGGTTCTGGGACTGGGCATTGCAAAGCTTGCACGTGTCTCTATCGTGCAACTGGTCCTATGGAGGAACTGCAGGAAGTTTTCATGGCCCGAGCCCTCGTGGCTGGAAAAGGCCGGGTCTGTCGGGTATGTTGAGTAGCAGCGCCTCAACTTACACAGCTCCTCGCGGATCTGTCTGTTTAGAAGTCCGTAGAAGAAAGGATTCATAGCAAAGGAAGAATACGCCAACCAGGTCACCACTACCTCCAAATCATCAGGTGTGTGAGGTTTTGAGTTCAGTATCAGATGGAGGTGGAAGGCAAAGTATGGCAGCCAGCAGATTAGAAACTGGCCAACAATAATCATGAGGGTCAGAGCAGCTTTACTGCCAATAAAAGGCCGATCTCTTGTTATCCTGCGAGGGGCGGGGTGAGTCGTGATGATGGTCGTCTGACTGTTTATGGAGTCTGAGCGGTGCTTGACCTGAGTGTTCGTCCATGAGGGCAGAGGCCCATGCTGCTGCGCCGCCACTCGGGCCACCTTGTACACATTGCAGTAGACAGCGAAGATCACCACAGCTGGCAGACAGAAACAGGTGACGCTGAAGAGAGCAGAGAAAATACGCCTGTGGTCCTTGTGGCTCCAGTGAAGAGAGCAGTGTGCAGCACTGATGGACTTCAGGCCGTAAGACGGCCATCCGAAAACAGTGGAAAAGCCCAGAATGGCCGAAGCCACCCACACCATCACCACAACAGCCGAAGTCAGCTTCAGGGTCATCTTGACCTCATAGCGCATGGGGTGGACAATATAGTAGTACCGTTCCACACTGATGGCTGTGATGGTGAAGATACAGGCAGCTATGAGGATTACGTTGAGGAAGACGTAGATCTGGCACTCCAGCACAGTAAACACGACCTCTGCGAAGTACGGCGAGCTGGACACGATGCCGAGAGGCATGAGCAAGATGGCGCACAGCAGGTCCACTGCACAGAGGTGGCACACAAAGGCAAATTTCCTGAGATGAGGGGCTTTGATAACGACCACCATCACTGCGGTGTTGGCCAGAAGTGCGAGAACGTTCAGGGTCACCATGAAAAGCAGTCCTGTCAGGTCTTTGAATCGAGTCAGCGGGTTGGGAAGTGTGTCCAGCTGCCTGCTGGGAGCAGAGGCCATGGGTGTCCATGTCGAGGTGCTGTCATTATACTCGGAGGTGAAAGCAGTGCTTGACTCCTCCATCTTTCATATTAAAAGTTTCAAAGAAGATGTCTGCACTCCTGTTTTCCCCATCACTCTGTCATCAGCTCCAAGGATGTCTTAGAAATAAACATCTCTTCACTCCtgaaaagaggaataaaaaaaagtcctttaggcacatttttaatgaatttcacATAAAGAGTAAACAGAATCAAAATTTTTAAGCAATTAAAACATTCACTAAACGTAACATTTGCATACTGCCGTCCTTTATGTTTGACAGTCAGTCCTCTACATGCTCATTAATGTAGCATCACATAAGAATTGCCATCTGTGAGTTGTTTCTGTGTGCATCTGTTCAAATGGGACCAAAATTCAAATTCTTTTGGTTTAGTGTTTCCAGATAGAACACAGTGAGTTTTTTTACCTGTCAAAAATGGAAACCTGCTGCTTCTTCAAATACCTAAAAGcaacccaaaacaaacagactgagGGTCGTAACACCAGAAGAAAGAGCTAAAAAATGATGATGGTACAATGAAAAAGTATGTGAAAAAGCTTTTGCTCCAtcacagatttcttcttttggGCTTTTTATTAGACTTAAACATTTAGATAATTGAGCAATCTATTATAGTTTTTTAGATTACAAActtcaaaattagaaaaagataATCTGAAGAGGACTTAATCTTCACTCTTCTTGcctgaattgtttttattcaatacATTTATCCATGATGTGGTTCTAAGTGCCAATGGCCTGTTTTTGAAtctcaatcaaattttaaaccAGACATTGATTAAGCCATTTCAAAAtcttaacttatttttttaagtcattgaGAGGTGACCTTCCTGGTGTGCTTCATATCATCACCATGCAGGAAGAACATCCAACAACATTTTCTGATAGCAACCAGAAAGTATGGTTCCATCATTTATGACAAGTCAACTGACTGCAAAGGGTGCACAGCAATCCTACACCATCATCATGTTTGATTGTCAGTCTAATGGGGATTTTCACAAGATGTGATGGAAAACTAACCTTTCAAAAAGTTATGCTTTTGCTTTGCCAGtacaatttttttcctccataaaGGGATCACTGGGATGTTTTAGGCGAGAAGTGAGAAGGGCTTTGTGTTCTTTTAGGTCAGCGCTTCTTTTCACCTCCGCGCTCTGTGTGGCATGTATGCCATTTTTACcccatcttttttcttttactgttgaATCAAGAacactgaccttaactgaggcaagAGAGGCCTGCATTGATTGAGATATTGTCACACTGAGTGATGTTCTTTGGTCAGCCACTCCTGTGAAAAGGTCATCACTGATCTATGTTTTATCCATTTGTGGATGGATGGCTCTTACTGTGATTCACTGGAGTCCAAAAgccataaaaatgacatttttcagacTAGTAGATGACAGTGAATTTGCTTCTCATCTGTCCTTAAATTCCTTCAGACATGACGTGTTcctttatgaaacttttttgctttatattaTCAGCTACATTCTATTTGAGCAATTTCTCAACTCTGCAAGTCAAACTGAAGACTGAAGCAAACAATGTGGTTAATAGTAGTAAGCAGGTGATAGAGTTGTTTTCCTCTTACAAGTAAA
Coding sequences within:
- the LOC103464551 gene encoding probable G-protein coupled receptor gives rise to the protein MEESSTAFTSEYNDSTSTWTPMASAPSRQLDTLPNPLTRFKDLTGLLFMVTLNVLALLANTAVMVVVIKAPHLRKFAFVCHLCAVDLLCAILLMPLGIVSSSPYFAEVVFTVLECQIYVFLNVILIAACIFTITAISVERYYYIVHPMRYEVKMTLKLTSAVVVMVWVASAILGFSTVFGWPSYGLKSISAAHCSLHWSHKDHRRIFSALFSVTCFCLPAVVIFAVYCNVYKVARVAAQQHGPLPSWTNTQVKHRSDSINSQTTIITTHPAPRRITRDRPFIGSKAALTLMIIVGQFLICWLPYFAFHLHLILNSKPHTPDDLEVVVTWLAYSSFAMNPFFYGLLNRQIREELCKLRRCYSTYPTDPAFSSHEGSGHENFLQFLHRTSCTIETRASFAMPSPRTTLDQTGQTGFRIPGQIPEELN